GGGGCCCATGATACAGTGGCTTTTCCAACATTCCAGTATTTCATCCATAGACTTTCTTGTTTTTCGCTTAATATTAGCTGGAATTTTTCTTCTCTTGTATCTTTCTTTTTCAAAAAAACAAATCTTTGAAATTTGGAAGCATCCAGGTCACAGGATTCAACTCATATTATTTGGTGCTATTGGTATGCTAGGTGCTCAATACTTTTTTATTGAGACAATTAATGTAAGCAATGCTGTCACGGCTATGTTGTTTCAGTTTTTTGCTCCAATACTTATTACAATTTATGTATCCATACAAATCAAGCAGCTACCAACTGCCAGACAATTTATTTCTATAGTTATAGCTTTAATTGGTCTCTATTTTTTAATCACAAATGGTTCTTATCAAAATATTCTTCTAACAAAACAAGGTATTATCTTTGGAATTTTTACAATGTTAGGTTTTACATTTTATACTATACAACCGGTTTCTTTAATCAAAAAATGGGGAGTCATTCTTGTGGTTGGATGGGGGATGTTAATCGCAGGTGTATTTTCCCTTTTATTAAATTTAAGATTCAGTATTCAAAATTTTATTGAAGACTTAACAATCACAACAACCGTTATGTTATTAGGTGTGATTGTAAGTGGAACTCTTTCATTTCTTCTCTATATCGGAAGTTTAAAGTATTTATCTCCATCTGAAACAAGTATTTTATCCAGTATAGAACCTCTTGTTGCCATAATCATTTCAATTACTTGGTTGAATGAATCTTTTGGATACTATCAACTAGTAGGCGGGCTATTTATTATTATAGCTGTCGTAGTTTTAACTACGCCAAAAAAAATTAAGTATGAAAATTAAACAAATTTTTCAAAACTTTTAAGCTATAAAGTAGTCTAAAAAAGACACTTCTTTAAAAAAGTGTCTTAGAGTGTCGACAGTATGAGAGGAGACTAATAATCTACTCTTTAATTTTATATGAAATAATCCTCATTAACACAAATGAAGATATTCTTATAAAAAAATGAGCATGTATTCTCATACTAAGATGATTGATTCTATAAAAGATTTATGTTTATAAGTCGAGGAAAGAGGTATATTTTAGCATGCTTGTAAATAATATTTAGAATGGAGTGTTATTTTATGAAAGCAGTCACTTATCAAGGACATAAGAAGATGAAGATGGAAAAAGTTGAAGATGCTAAGATTATTGAATCAACTGATGCAATTATAAAGATAACAGCATCTGGGATTTGTGGTTCAGATTTACATTTATATCATCAAGGTGATTTATTCATGGAACCTGGTTTTGTCATTGGACATGAACCGATGGGTATTGTTGAAGAGACAGGAAAAGATGTAAAAAAACTAAAGAAAGGAGATCGTGTGGTAATACCTTTTAATATTGGGTGTGGAGAATGTTTCTACTGCAATAACGACATGGAATCTCAGTGTGACAATTCTAATGAAACACCAGCGAACTGGAAATTAGATAATGGTGGACTATTCGGTTTTGGTAATCTTCATGGTAATCACTGGGGAGGACAGGCAGAATACTTAAGAGTGCCTCATGCTGACTTTTCTTCATTTAAGGTTCCTGATAACAATCTAAAAGATGAGCAAGTTTTATTCTTATCAGACGTTGTACCTACTGCTTACTGGAGTGTAGAACACTCAGGCGTTAAACCCGGAGATACAGTTATTGTATTAGGTTGTGGTCCTATCGGTTTAATGGCGCAGAAGTTTGCGAAACTAAAAGGTGCAGAGAGAGTGATTGCGATTGACAATGTACAGCATCGTCTCAATCACGCTAAAAAGTACAATGGTGCTGAAGTGTATAACTTTGATGAAGAACAAGAAATAGGTAAAGTTCTTAAAGAAAAAACGCGAGGTGGCGCAGATGTTGTTATTGATTGTGTAGGAATGGATGGACAGCAATCGAGTCCAGAACAGGAGCTATCTAAGCATTCTCAACAACGTGGAACAATAAGTCCTATACTTACTGCTACTGAATCAGTAAGAAAGTTTGGGACAATACAGCTTACCGGTATATATGGATCACCTGCTGATAATTTCCCTATAGATTTAATATTTAACCGTGATATTACAGTAACAAGTGGACAGGCTCCTGTTATTCATCTAATGCCTAAACTTTACGAGATGATTAAAGATGAAGTATTTGATCCTACAGAAATTATTACACATACTTTCCCACTTGAAGAGGCAGACGAAGCTTACAAAGTATTTGATCAGAAGAAGGATAACAACATCAAGGTTGTATTTAAACCAGAATAGACTATAAAAACTTTTGTTCTCGACTATTAAATTATTGGATATTGTTAGAGGAGATAGTTTATCTCATTAAAAAAAGGGGCTTTGTCAAATTAAGTGTGTAAGTTATTCAAGATACTTAATAACTCTATCCTTAATTTGATCATGTAAAAGAAGCTGGTTCATAACCATAGACCAGTTTGGAATGTAACCAGTGGACCATTTCTTTTGAAGTTCTTTCGTTCGAATAAAGAGTAATTTTAAGAGTGCATTCTCATTTGGGAATGCACCTTTTTTTGTAACCTTTCGGTAACTAGGATGAATACTTTCTACCGCGTTAGTTGTATACATGATTTTACGAATATTACTACCATAATCAAACAGCTGTTCAACGTGAGTGAAGTTACGTTTCCAAACATCAACCGTACCAGGATATTGAGACCATTGTTGTTTAAATGCTTCAAAAGCAGTATGACAAGCTTTAAGTGATGTTGCCCCATAAACCTTTCTTAATAAAGAAGTAAAAGCTTTATAGTCTTTACTTGGTTCGTATTTAATAGAATTTCTAACTAAATGTACAATACATCTTTGAACAATTGTTTTAGGAAAAATAGCCTTAACTCCGGATTCTAAGCCAGAAACACCATCTATAGATAAAAAGAAGATGTCTTCGACACCACGAGCCTTTATTTCATCAAATATTTGCATCCACTTATGCTTGCTTTCTGTTTCATTAAGCCATAAACCAAGTATTTGTTTCTTTCCATCAATCGTGTACCCTAGAATAGTGTATATTGCATATTCTTTAATTTCATAATCAGTTCTAATTTTAGTATATAAACAATCCACAAATACAAATGTATAGCACTTTTCCAACGGTCTAGCTTGCCATTCTTCCATTTCAGGAATAACAGCATCAGTAATATCAGAGATCATTTCATGAGATACAGAGAAACCATAGATATCTTCTATTGTTGAAGAAATATCACGTTGTGACATGCCCTTGGCATACATAGAAATTACTTTATCTTCGATTTCAGAAACATCAC
This portion of the Mammaliicoccus vitulinus genome encodes:
- a CDS encoding DMT family transporter, which translates into the protein MNQQNQHMGFIMIISGATLWGLSGPMIQWLFQHSSISSIDFLVFRLILAGIFLLLYLSFSKKQIFEIWKHPGHRIQLILFGAIGMLGAQYFFIETINVSNAVTAMLFQFFAPILITIYVSIQIKQLPTARQFISIVIALIGLYFLITNGSYQNILLTKQGIIFGIFTMLGFTFYTIQPVSLIKKWGVILVVGWGMLIAGVFSLLLNLRFSIQNFIEDLTITTTVMLLGVIVSGTLSFLLYIGSLKYLSPSETSILSSIEPLVAIIISITWLNESFGYYQLVGGLFIIIAVVVLTTPKKIKYEN
- a CDS encoding zinc-dependent alcohol dehydrogenase gives rise to the protein MKAVTYQGHKKMKMEKVEDAKIIESTDAIIKITASGICGSDLHLYHQGDLFMEPGFVIGHEPMGIVEETGKDVKKLKKGDRVVIPFNIGCGECFYCNNDMESQCDNSNETPANWKLDNGGLFGFGNLHGNHWGGQAEYLRVPHADFSSFKVPDNNLKDEQVLFLSDVVPTAYWSVEHSGVKPGDTVIVLGCGPIGLMAQKFAKLKGAERVIAIDNVQHRLNHAKKYNGAEVYNFDEEQEIGKVLKEKTRGGADVVIDCVGMDGQQSSPEQELSKHSQQRGTISPILTATESVRKFGTIQLTGIYGSPADNFPIDLIFNRDITVTSGQAPVIHLMPKLYEMIKDEVFDPTEIITHTFPLEEADEAYKVFDQKKDNNIKVVFKPE